ATTGGCGGAAGCCGGCGTGCGCGTGGACGCCGATCATCCGCTGTTCGTCTATCTGCCCTGCGGCGTGGGAGGCGGGCCCGGCGGCGTGGCCTTCGGGCTCAAGCAGGCCTTCGGCGACGCGGTCCATTGCCTGTTCGCGGAACCCACCCGCTCGCCCTGCATGCTGCTGGGCGTGCTCACCGGCCTGCATGACAAGGTCTCGGTGCAGGACTTCGGCATCGACAACCGCACCGTCGCGGACGGTCTGGCCGTCGGCCGGCCGTCGGGATTCGTCGGCCGCGCGATGCAGAGGCTGATAGACGGCTATTACACGGTGGACGACGATGAGCTGTTCCGCCTGCTGGCGATGCTGGAACAGACGGAAGGCCTGCGGCTGGAGCCGTCGGCGCTGGCAGGCGCGCCGGGCATCGCCCGCGTGCTGGAGGAAAACCAGGGCTACCGCCAGCGCATGGGGCTGGACGCGGATCGCCTCGCCTGCGCCACCCATCTGATCTGGGCGACCGGCGGCAGCATGGTGCCGGAAGCGGAGATGGACGGCTACCTGCGGCGCGGCCGCGCGCTGCTGGGCTGAGGCCGATGCGCTCCGCACGGCTGGATGGCGGCCAGTTTGCCAATCTCCACACTTTCCTGGCGGTCGCCCGCCGGCTGAGCTTCGCCGCCGCCGCCGACGAGTTGTGCCTGACGCCCAGCGCGGTCAGCCACCGCATCGCCAGGCTGGAACGCTCGCTGGACCTGCGCCTGTTTCAACGGCTGACACGCGGCATACGCCTTACGCCGGACGGAGAACGCATCCTCGCCGCGCTGGAAAAAAGCATGGCCGAGCTCGACGCCGCCCTCCATCCCCAAGCCGGCGCGGAACCCGCGGGCCGCGTCGCGCTCTACACGCATCCGTCCATCGCGCAGTGCTGGCTGGCGCCGCGGCTGGCCACCCTTGTCGAGCGCCACCCCATGCTCGAACTCGACATCCGCTCCGGCAACGGCGACGCCGACTTCCGCGGCGGCGGCGCCGATCTGGCGCTGTACTATGGCGATGGCCGCTTTCCGGGCCTGGCCTCCCTCAAGCTGATGGACGAGGAAATGGCCCCGGTCTGCAGTCGCGCCTATGCGGAGCGGCACGGGCTGCTGTCCGATCCGGCCCGGCTGCGCGACTGCCGCCTGCTGCATGACGCCCAGGCGTGGCGCCACGCCGCCCATGATGCGGAGTGGGCGCTCTGGGCAAGCCGCCATGGCGTCGAATCCCTGCTGCCGCCGCGCGCGCTGACGCTGGACCGCTCCGACCTGTGCCTGGCGGCGGCGGCCGGCCATGCCGGCATCGCCATCGGCCGCCGCCGTCTCGCCCAGGCGATGCTGGACAGCGGCCAACTGGTGCTGCCGCTGGGCGGCTTCGAGGCGGTGGAGCGCTACGCCTACTACCTGGTCCACCCGCGGCAAACCGACTTGTCGGGGCGGTTGCGCGCCGTGATCGACTGGCTTGTCCAGTCGGCAGCCTGCTGATCCGCCTCTGGCATTGCGCGCCGCGCCATTGCCAAGGCCAGGCGACGGCACCCGCGCAAAAGTCAATCGATGCGGGAGCATGTCTGCGCCCCCATTGCCGAACCCTGGCGGTGAAAGCCGGCAAGCTTAAAACGCCGCGATCAGGGTCAACACCTGACCGTCGCGCAGATGGAAACTGCCGTCGAACGCCCGCCCGGCCTCCAGCCCCGGCGCCAGCGTCTTCAGCAGGCGGATGCTGAAACGCCCGGCGTCCCAATCCACGCGCGTCATTTCCGCGGCGTTGAAGTCGAAGTACTGCCCCACTCTGGGGTACAGCGCCTTGAACAGGCTCTCCTTGGCGGAAAACGCCAGCGTCAGCGCATGCGGAAACGGCCACGGTCCGGCCAGCGCCTCGCGCTCTCCTGGCACCAGTATTCCCTCATGCACGTTGTCGGCGGTCTTGTCCGACATCCAGCGCTCCAGATCCAGCCCCAGCATCAAGCCCTCGCCGCTGGGGGCCAAGGCCACCACCGCCGTTTCGTCGCTATGGGTGATCGTCCCCGTCCAGCCCTCCGGCCACAGCGGCTGCCGATGCTGGCCGCTGCCCACCGCGGTGGGCAGGCCGCGTTCGGCCAGCAGCAGCTGGCACAGGTAGCGCGCGGCCAGGTATTCCGCCTTGCGCTTGGGCACCGCCCTTGCCAACGTATCCGGACGCGCCACGCCCAAAGCGCCGAACCAGGCGTCGTCGTAGGCCGCGATGCGGAACCGGCAATGCATGGCGGCCATGCCGGGCGCCTCCGCCAGAGACAGATAAGACACATCGTGCAGGAAAGCGCTTAATTCGGCGCCGGGAATGGGCATGGTATCAAGATGAACTGTTTGCATGATTAAAAGGCGCCTCCGAGGCAGCCTGCAAGGGTAACCACCGCACCGCGCGGACGCAAGCGCCCGGCGGCGTTCCTCTTTAGCCCGGCGCATGGCACGGCAGTTACACAAACAAGCCAAATGCCATAAAATGACTTTGGCATTTTCACTCCACCCGCAAACAGATCTACTGTCAGGAATCCCCATGAAAAAAAGCAAACTGTTGATTCTCGCGGCCGCCGCGCTGACTGCCGGCGCCGCAGCCGCCGCGCCTGCCCGTCACCCGGCGCCGATAAGCGGCATCGGCACCCTTTCCTTCGGCCAGACCCAATGGATCATGGTCGGCTCGCCGGTGCCGGACGGCTGGGTGATCACCCGCGCCACCGGCACCATGAACGAGATCACCGACGTCCGGGGATCCCGGTACGGGCAGGAATTCACGGTGATGCTGGGGTCACCGATTCCGGACGGCTGGATCGTCCGCCGCGCCAACGGCAACAGCAACGTGATTTTCTATACCGTCGGCGCCAGCTACGGCACGCAACTCTATGCCCTGGTAGGCTCGCCGATACCGGAAGGCTGGATAGTCACCCGCGCCGACGGCCAGGCCAACCAATTGACCTATGTCACCGGCGCCAGCTACGGCACACGCTTCACCGCCATGCTGGGATCGCCCATTCCGCCGGGCTGGGTCATCGTCCGGCCCAATGGCAACGCCAACGATATCTACAACGCCAACGGCGCGCCCAGGGAGGCGGAGCTTCAGGTCGCCGTCGGCTCGCCGATGCCGGATGGCTGGGTGATCACGCGCGCCCTGGGCAACTTCAACACCATCCACAACGTCGCCGGCTCCTCGTATGGCCGCCAGATCACGGTGATGCTGGGTTCGCCTATCCCCGCCGACTGGGTGGTGGTGCGCGCCAACGGCAACAGCAACGACATCTACTACACCAAGGGCGCGGCCATCGGCACCGAACTCCAGGTGATGCTCGGCTCGCCGATCCCCGCCGGCTGGGTGGTGGTGCGCGGCGGCGGCAACACCAACGTCATCAAGCGCCTGAGCTGACCGCGCATCCGCCGCCCCGCGCTTCCACGGCAAGGGGCGGCGCTGCGGCCATGGCCCATTCGCTGGAAAAGGTCACGCCAAACCAGGCGCGGCCCGCCGGTCCCGGAGAAACGGGCTGGCATCGGGCTGCGCAAACGGGCATTTTCAATCAGGCCCTTGCCCGGCGCAGCCCCGTCGCAAGACAGCGCCGGCGTATCCGCGCCCGCCGGCCATCGGATCGCACTGGAGATCCATCCCCTGTGGGTCGACACGCAAACGCGGGCATCCTGTCAATACGCGCCTATCATCGTGGGAAAAGGCCAGGGAAGAAATCTCGCCGCGCTGGACGGGCGCATCGAGAAATTCGAAGGCAAAGACATGACGCGGGACGGCCTGATGAACGTGCTCGTGCAGAGGCAATGGCTTGCCGCCCGCCCCAGTCCGGGCTCGTACAATGCCGACGCCTGCGTCGTCGAACGTATCATATTGCGGCTGCACAAACCGTAAGCCGGCCGCCCGTCACATCAGCCGGCCGCCGTTCGGCGCCGCCAGCGGGAACTCGGCCAGCATCACCCTTCCCGCCTCGTCGTGCACGCCGGTCACCAAGACCTCAGAGCGCACGCCCGCTACGCGCTTGGGCGGGAAATTGCATACGCACAACACCCGCTTGCCGACCAGGTCGGCGGCGAGATAGTGGTCGGCGATCTGCGCGCTGGACGTTTTCACGCCCAGTTCCCCCAGATCCACCTTCAGCACATAGGCCGGCTTGCGGGCTTGCGCGTTGGGTTCGGCGTGGATGATGGTCCCGGCGCGGAACTCCACCTTGAGAAAATCTTCCCAGCTTATGTTGTTCGGTTCGGACATTTTGCGTTCTCGATGCAGTCAAACATGGCCGCAGTATGTCCGAAACGCGCCGGCGCAACGCGCGCGAGGCTACGGTTTAAGCACGCCGGACTCTGCCCCGCCCTTCGCTTGGGCTGGCGCCGAAG
This genomic window from Chromobacterium violaceum ATCC 12472 contains:
- a CDS encoding tRNA-binding protein; the encoded protein is MSEPNNISWEDFLKVEFRAGTIIHAEPNAQARKPAYVLKVDLGELGVKTSSAQIADHYLAADLVGKRVLCVCNFPPKRVAGVRSEVLVTGVHDEAGRVMLAEFPLAAPNGGRLM
- the dsdC gene encoding DNA-binding transcriptional regulator DsdC translates to MRSARLDGGQFANLHTFLAVARRLSFAAAADELCLTPSAVSHRIARLERSLDLRLFQRLTRGIRLTPDGERILAALEKSMAELDAALHPQAGAEPAGRVALYTHPSIAQCWLAPRLATLVERHPMLELDIRSGNGDADFRGGGADLALYYGDGRFPGLASLKLMDEEMAPVCSRAYAERHGLLSDPARLRDCRLLHDAQAWRHAAHDAEWALWASRHGVESLLPPRALTLDRSDLCLAAAAGHAGIAIGRRRLAQAMLDSGQLVLPLGGFEAVERYAYYLVHPRQTDLSGRLRAVIDWLVQSAAC
- a CDS encoding 4'-phosphopantetheinyl transferase family protein, which codes for MQTVHLDTMPIPGAELSAFLHDVSYLSLAEAPGMAAMHCRFRIAAYDDAWFGALGVARPDTLARAVPKRKAEYLAARYLCQLLLAERGLPTAVGSGQHRQPLWPEGWTGTITHSDETAVVALAPSGEGLMLGLDLERWMSDKTADNVHEGILVPGEREALAGPWPFPHALTLAFSAKESLFKALYPRVGQYFDFNAAEMTRVDWDAGRFSIRLLKTLAPGLEAGRAFDGSFHLRDGQVLTLIAAF